A DNA window from Pseudarthrobacter sp. W1I19 contains the following coding sequences:
- a CDS encoding VWA domain-containing protein: MASHNHSARYGRYTGGPDPLAPPVDLAEALDAVAEDVMAGYSPRHALQEFLRRGGRDREGLDDLARRVQQRRNELLGRHRLDGTLDEVQKLLETAVLEERKQLARDAMMDDTDRAFRQMQLQNLPQSTAAAVNELASYDWQSGTAREAYERIKDLLGREVLDQRFVGMKQALENATDEDKAAVAGMLRDLNGLLDKHRRGEDTDQDFQDFMAKHGDFFPENPQSVEELIDALAKRAAAAQRLLQSMSPEQREELMRLSAQAFGSPELMAQLDQLDDSLRALRPGEDWAGSERFEGQEGLGLGDGTGVLQDIAELDGLADQLSQSYNGSNLDDLDLDALARQLGQNAAVTARTLAEIERAMQDGGYLRKGSDGDLRLSPQAMRQLGRSLLRDTAKQLSGRQGRRDTRTAGAAGEQTGSSRLWEFGDAEPWDVTRTMTNAIHRTVADGGNPAQGLRLTAADIEVSETEARTQAAVVLLVDVSFSMVAEGRWVPMKRTALALHHLISTRFRGDRLELITFGRYARSMDIAELTALPSRREQGTNLHHGLLLAGRFFRRHPSMQHVLLLVTDGEPTAHLLPDGEPWFCWPSDPETIRVTVAELDRLGRGGTQTTFFRLGNDPSLERFVQRMARRVGARVVAPDVGGLGAAVVGEYLRAHFRGQAFDDADWTSWDR, encoded by the coding sequence ATGGCCAGCCACAACCACTCCGCCAGGTACGGCCGGTACACGGGCGGGCCGGATCCGCTCGCGCCGCCGGTTGACCTTGCCGAGGCGCTGGACGCCGTCGCCGAGGACGTGATGGCCGGCTACTCGCCCCGGCATGCGCTGCAGGAGTTCCTGCGCCGCGGCGGCCGGGACCGGGAAGGCCTGGACGATCTCGCCCGGCGGGTCCAGCAGCGCCGCAACGAACTTTTGGGCCGGCACCGGCTGGACGGAACCCTCGACGAAGTACAGAAGCTCCTCGAGACCGCCGTGCTGGAGGAACGCAAGCAGCTTGCTCGCGACGCGATGATGGATGACACTGACCGGGCCTTCCGGCAGATGCAGCTGCAGAATCTTCCGCAGTCCACGGCGGCGGCGGTGAACGAACTGGCCTCCTATGACTGGCAGTCGGGGACCGCCCGGGAAGCCTACGAGCGGATCAAGGATCTGCTGGGCCGCGAAGTCCTGGACCAGAGGTTCGTCGGCATGAAGCAGGCACTCGAAAACGCCACGGACGAGGACAAGGCAGCCGTGGCAGGGATGCTGCGGGACCTCAACGGGCTGCTGGACAAACACCGGCGTGGCGAGGATACGGACCAGGACTTCCAGGACTTTATGGCAAAGCACGGCGACTTCTTCCCGGAGAACCCGCAATCGGTTGAGGAGCTGATCGACGCCCTTGCCAAGCGGGCCGCCGCCGCCCAGCGCCTCCTGCAGTCGATGTCCCCCGAGCAGCGCGAGGAGCTGATGCGGCTCTCCGCCCAGGCTTTCGGCTCGCCGGAACTGATGGCCCAGCTCGACCAGCTCGATGACAGCCTGCGTGCCCTGCGGCCGGGCGAGGACTGGGCCGGCTCGGAGCGGTTCGAGGGCCAGGAAGGCCTGGGACTGGGCGACGGCACGGGCGTGCTCCAGGACATCGCCGAACTGGACGGACTCGCCGACCAGCTGTCCCAGTCCTACAACGGATCCAACCTGGACGACCTGGATCTCGATGCCCTGGCCCGCCAGCTCGGGCAGAACGCCGCCGTGACGGCCCGCACCCTGGCCGAGATCGAACGGGCCATGCAGGACGGCGGCTACCTGCGCAAGGGAAGTGACGGCGACCTGCGGCTCTCCCCGCAGGCCATGCGGCAACTGGGCAGGTCCCTGTTGCGGGACACCGCGAAGCAGCTGTCCGGCCGGCAGGGGCGCCGGGACACGCGCACGGCCGGTGCCGCCGGCGAGCAGACCGGTTCCAGCCGCCTCTGGGAGTTCGGGGACGCCGAGCCCTGGGACGTCACCCGCACCATGACCAACGCTATCCACCGCACGGTGGCAGACGGCGGCAACCCGGCCCAGGGACTGCGCCTCACCGCCGCCGACATCGAAGTCAGTGAGACCGAGGCACGTACCCAGGCCGCCGTTGTCCTGCTGGTTGATGTCTCCTTCTCCATGGTCGCGGAGGGGCGCTGGGTGCCGATGAAGCGTACTGCCCTGGCCCTGCACCACCTGATCTCCACCCGCTTCCGCGGCGACCGGCTGGAGCTGATCACGTTCGGGCGCTATGCCCGGTCCATGGACATCGCCGAGCTGACGGCACTGCCGTCGCGGCGGGAGCAAGGCACCAACCTGCACCACGGCCTGCTGCTGGCCGGCCGCTTCTTCCGCCGGCATCCGTCAATGCAGCACGTCCTCCTGCTGGTGACCGACGGTGAACCCACCGCCCACCTGCTGCCGGACGGCGAGCCGTGGTTCTGCTGGCCCTCGGACCCGGAAACCATCCGGGTCACGGTGGCCGAGCTCGACCGCCTGGGGCGCGGCGGCACCCAGACCACGTTTTTCCGCCTGGGCAACGATCCCAGCCTTGAGCGGTTCGTGCAGCGCATGGCCCGCCGGGTGGGGGCAAGGGTGGTGGCGCCCGACGTCGGCGGCCTGGGTGCTGCGGTGGTAGGGGAGTACCTGCGCGCGCATTTCCGCGGACAGGCGTTCGACGACGCCGACTGGACGTCCTGGGACCGCTGA